The following proteins come from a genomic window of Corallococcus sp. NCRR:
- a CDS encoding endonuclease/exonuclease/phosphatase family protein: MSPPPRLPFRFRPRSTLALWGLVLAFAGCDGSSQTLPVPDAGACVQGNCPQPDSGSPVDPSGPRVRIAAFNVHRLFDTVCDTGSCGGGNYEELPTEAEFDAQVTQLGRGITALNADIVLLEEVETQNSLDGLLKKVPQFPHSKLGETYTPASVDVAVLSRHAITEVRSHRSQYIYRPDGSATRFSRDLLEVHLDVDGKRVIVFAAHFRSKVDDDPGRRMAEATAAREIVLESAKEFPDAMLVLGGDLNDVPGSEPINALDQALLRVAKDRPDNETWTYFYSGRGQAIDHLYLAPNAGGAYVPGSFRVAREPTGGYGGSDHGAVYADFALTAP, translated from the coding sequence ATGTCACCCCCGCCGCGGCTCCCCTTCCGCTTCCGTCCCCGCTCGACCCTCGCCCTGTGGGGCTTGGTGCTCGCGTTCGCCGGCTGTGACGGCTCCTCTCAAACCCTGCCGGTCCCCGACGCGGGAGCCTGCGTCCAGGGCAACTGCCCGCAGCCCGACAGCGGCTCGCCGGTGGATCCGTCCGGCCCCCGCGTGCGCATCGCGGCGTTCAACGTGCACCGTCTCTTCGACACGGTCTGCGACACGGGCTCCTGCGGCGGCGGCAACTACGAGGAGCTGCCCACGGAGGCGGAGTTCGACGCCCAGGTGACCCAGCTCGGCCGGGGCATCACCGCGCTCAACGCGGACATCGTGCTGCTGGAAGAGGTCGAAACGCAGAACTCGCTGGATGGGCTGCTGAAGAAGGTGCCGCAGTTCCCCCATTCGAAGCTCGGGGAGACGTACACCCCGGCCTCGGTGGACGTGGCGGTCCTCTCCCGCCACGCCATCACGGAAGTGCGCAGCCACCGCAGCCAGTACATCTACCGGCCGGATGGTTCCGCCACCCGCTTCTCGCGCGACCTGCTGGAGGTCCACCTGGACGTGGACGGCAAGCGGGTCATCGTCTTCGCGGCGCACTTCCGCTCCAAGGTGGACGACGATCCCGGCCGCCGCATGGCGGAGGCCACCGCCGCGCGGGAAATCGTCCTCGAATCGGCGAAGGAGTTCCCGGACGCGATGCTCGTGCTCGGTGGAGACCTCAACGACGTCCCCGGCTCGGAGCCCATCAACGCGCTGGACCAGGCCCTGCTGCGCGTCGCGAAGGACCGGCCGGACAACGAGACCTGGACGTACTTCTATTCCGGCAGGGGCCAGGCCATCGACCACCTCTACCTCGCGCCCAACGCGGGCGGCGCCTACGTGCCGGGCTCCTTCCGTGTGGCCCGCGAACCCACGGGCGGCTACGGCGGCTCCGACCACGGCGCGGTGTACGCGGACTTCGCGCTCACCGCGCCCTGA
- a CDS encoding GNAT family N-acetyltransferase: protein MIEVRTFEGDASEASWFLNRVWQSTYGKTAPLPVWDKRFCDWRLFRDGQAPRDYLLAAYEGRTLVGTLFAEPAKLRLGRLEVDGSYGLRATVTNSHRGQGIGAKLAHELLKRHQDRAARLTLGFTTTEPRPPGFWRRAWNTRLFGGLGMWMYAFDAKALARWSFTDNERRLFTLAHPLLRHRFREAAPQGIRPYQPTDLGRCTALVHDMLRPVTLGYTYTTEQLAAQLQYRDVPRTFVLEQDGEVRGLVSSHSLLMTGVGELTAEVVDLMAFHASVSAEDRQRLLQVAMQDMERRGVAFAGMLRGPGTTACLLLRSGWVPLPRRAQVTCLMPTCDMDLPADPCVFTHLR, encoded by the coding sequence ATGATTGAGGTGCGCACCTTCGAGGGTGACGCCTCCGAGGCGTCCTGGTTCCTCAACCGCGTCTGGCAATCCACCTACGGCAAGACGGCCCCGCTCCCCGTCTGGGACAAGCGCTTCTGCGACTGGCGGCTGTTCCGGGACGGCCAGGCGCCGCGCGACTACCTGCTGGCCGCATACGAGGGGAGGACCCTCGTGGGAACCCTCTTCGCGGAGCCCGCGAAGCTGCGCCTGGGACGCCTGGAGGTGGACGGCAGCTATGGGCTGCGGGCCACCGTCACGAACTCCCATCGCGGACAGGGCATTGGCGCGAAGCTCGCGCACGAGCTGCTCAAGCGCCACCAGGACCGGGCGGCGCGGCTCACCCTGGGCTTCACGACCACGGAGCCCCGCCCGCCGGGCTTCTGGCGGCGCGCGTGGAACACCCGCCTCTTCGGGGGCCTGGGGATGTGGATGTATGCCTTTGATGCGAAGGCGCTCGCCCGCTGGTCCTTCACGGACAACGAGCGGAGGCTGTTCACGCTGGCGCATCCCCTCCTGAGGCACCGCTTCCGAGAGGCGGCCCCCCAGGGCATCCGCCCCTACCAGCCAACGGACCTGGGCCGCTGCACGGCGCTGGTCCACGACATGCTGCGCCCGGTGACGCTGGGCTACACGTACACGACCGAGCAACTGGCGGCCCAGCTCCAGTACCGCGACGTGCCCCGGACCTTCGTGCTGGAGCAGGACGGCGAGGTGCGCGGCCTGGTCAGCTCACACAGCCTGCTCATGACGGGCGTGGGAGAGCTCACCGCGGAGGTCGTGGACCTGATGGCCTTCCACGCCTCCGTGTCCGCCGAGGACCGGCAGCGGCTGCTCCAGGTGGCCATGCAGGACATGGAGCGCCGGGGCGTGGCGTTCGCGGGCATGCTGCGCGGGCCCGGCACCACGGCCTGTCTGCTGTTGCGCTCGGGCTGGGTGCCGCTGCCCCGCCGCGCGCAGGTGACGTGCCTGATGCCCACCTGCGACATGGACCTGCCCGCGGACCCGTGCGTCTTCACGCACCTGCGCTGA
- a CDS encoding APC family permease, whose protein sequence is MGPFQLLALGVNGIVGVGIFFAPAEVAAQAPGLGAVWAFALTGLALVPVALAFAVLGRRFDSDGGPVVFARAAFGERVSFLVGWVAYVSAFLSTSAVMAGLARAVAPSVGLGGPVGERLLASALVTGLAALVASGIRVSARTWTALTVLKLLPLAALLGAFFFLLPDRDVPPPLPATGASWLKAGLTVMFAYQGFEIVPVIAGQVRASERTVPMATVGSLLLAMLLYVGLVWACVAALPDLASASAPLAQAAGVWGGAGLERLVGAGTSVSALGICVGMMVTTPRYLSALASGERSLFGLERMSASGVPMRALTVTWALVLGFVNLGDLSELFALSAIAVLMQFGVTAAALAVLSLRRERDLRPVHALLAVPTLVLGLTLVAFGASGREAAVASVAVLAGVALMRLSRPREPAPVRLP, encoded by the coding sequence ATCGGGCCTTTCCAACTGCTGGCCCTGGGCGTCAACGGCATCGTGGGCGTCGGCATTTTCTTCGCGCCTGCGGAGGTCGCGGCGCAGGCCCCCGGCCTGGGCGCGGTGTGGGCCTTCGCGCTGACGGGGTTGGCGCTGGTGCCGGTGGCGCTCGCGTTCGCGGTGCTCGGCCGGCGGTTCGACTCGGATGGAGGGCCCGTGGTGTTCGCGCGGGCGGCGTTCGGCGAACGCGTGTCGTTCCTGGTCGGCTGGGTGGCCTACGTCAGCGCCTTCCTGAGCACGTCCGCGGTGATGGCGGGCCTGGCGCGGGCGGTGGCACCGTCGGTGGGCCTGGGAGGGCCCGTGGGCGAGCGGCTGCTGGCCTCCGCGCTGGTGACGGGGCTGGCGGCGCTGGTGGCGTCGGGCATCCGCGTGTCGGCGCGGACGTGGACGGCGCTCACGGTGCTCAAGCTCCTGCCGCTGGCGGCGCTGCTGGGCGCGTTCTTCTTCCTCCTGCCGGACAGGGATGTGCCGCCGCCGCTGCCCGCCACGGGAGCGTCCTGGCTGAAGGCGGGGCTGACGGTGATGTTCGCCTACCAGGGCTTCGAAATCGTCCCGGTCATCGCGGGACAGGTGCGCGCCTCCGAGCGCACGGTGCCCATGGCGACGGTGGGCTCGCTGCTCCTGGCGATGCTGCTGTACGTGGGACTCGTGTGGGCGTGCGTCGCGGCGCTGCCGGACCTGGCGAGCGCGAGCGCGCCGCTGGCGCAGGCCGCGGGGGTGTGGGGCGGCGCGGGGCTGGAGCGGCTGGTGGGCGCGGGGACGAGCGTGTCCGCGCTGGGCATCTGCGTGGGGATGATGGTGACGACGCCGCGCTACCTGTCCGCGCTGGCCTCTGGGGAGCGTTCGCTGTTCGGGCTGGAGCGCATGTCGGCGTCAGGAGTGCCCATGCGGGCGCTGACGGTGACGTGGGCGCTGGTGCTGGGATTCGTGAACCTGGGGGACCTGTCGGAGCTCTTCGCACTCTCCGCCATCGCGGTGCTGATGCAATTCGGAGTCACCGCGGCGGCGCTCGCGGTGCTGTCGTTGCGGCGCGAGCGGGACCTGCGGCCGGTGCACGCGCTCCTGGCGGTGCCCACGCTGGTGCTGGGACTGACGCTGGTGGCCTTCGGCGCGAGCGGGCGGGAGGCGGCGGTGGCGTCGGTGGCGGTGCTCGCGGGCGTGGCGTTGATGCGCCTGTCGCGGCCGAGGGAGCCAGCGCCCGTCCGCCTGCCGTAG
- a CDS encoding abortive infection system antitoxin AbiGi family protein, producing the protein MSDFVVHFTKPGPPYHDAYQNMMSILGARTLIPGAEGFGIARREAVVADRHRSVCFSEIPLDQLARLVQRRSLYGIAFRKSFILSQGGGPVWYVQYGSPAHLAMKHQLDQALAAKEPQKEPVWAVTPFVDIQGDAHNAPYSYRFDWEREWRVPGLLRFTEYDVAALFLPEEVHTVARDFFAWAVRERAGPGYFCPVLDPGWKAEQIMEALAKHTEAPVATERKSAPGG; encoded by the coding sequence ATGTCTGACTTCGTGGTGCACTTCACGAAGCCGGGGCCCCCGTACCACGACGCCTACCAGAACATGATGAGCATCCTGGGAGCGCGCACGCTCATCCCGGGCGCGGAGGGTTTTGGCATCGCGCGGCGGGAGGCGGTGGTGGCGGACCGGCATCGCTCGGTGTGCTTCAGCGAGATTCCATTGGATCAGCTCGCGAGGCTGGTGCAGCGCCGGAGCCTGTACGGCATCGCCTTCCGCAAGAGCTTCATCCTGTCGCAGGGCGGAGGCCCCGTCTGGTACGTGCAGTACGGCTCGCCGGCGCACCTGGCGATGAAGCACCAGTTGGACCAGGCCCTGGCGGCGAAGGAGCCCCAGAAAGAGCCCGTGTGGGCGGTGACGCCCTTCGTGGACATCCAGGGCGACGCGCACAACGCGCCCTACAGCTACCGCTTCGACTGGGAGCGGGAGTGGCGCGTCCCGGGCCTCCTGCGCTTCACGGAGTACGACGTCGCGGCGCTCTTCCTGCCCGAAGAAGTGCACACCGTGGCGAGGGACTTCTTCGCCTGGGCCGTGCGCGAGCGCGCGGGTCCGGGCTACTTCTGCCCCGTGTTGGATCCGGGGTGGAAGGCGGAGCAGATCATGGAGGCGCTGGCGAAGCACACGGAGGCGCCCGTCGCGACGGAGCGCAAGAGCGCGCCGGGCGGATGA
- the dbpA gene encoding ATP-dependent RNA helicase DbpA gives MEFSALALSPPLLQVLEELEFKTATPIQAQSIPVLLQGKDLVGQARTGSGKTAAFALPILQKVKLTQDRRLQALVLCPTRELCAQVAGEIRRLARRMPGVQVLALAGGSPIRPQVEALEKGVHIGVGTPGRILDLLDREVLDTRHLATVVLDEADRMLDMGFREDMERVLGATPAKRQTVLFSATFPDDIEKLSRAFQKDPVRVSLAQEESAPDIQQVAYACTPEEKQALLLRLLRQHQPASAIVFCNFKAVVVELTRALVQAGVSADGLQGDLEQFDRDRVMAKFRNHSTRVLVATDVAGRGIDVEALDAVVNYELPQQPEAYVHRIGRTGRAGRRGLALSLVTRSDSRKVEDIEATTGVKLEKGDVDALVPENVPGVSLISGWETLSISAGRKDKMRPGDILGALTGEAGGLKAEDVGKIEIHDHHAFVAVSKRVVKMAFQRLSEGRIKGRRHRIERVR, from the coding sequence ATGGAATTCTCCGCGCTCGCGCTGTCACCCCCGCTGCTCCAGGTGCTGGAGGAGCTGGAGTTCAAGACCGCCACCCCCATCCAGGCACAGAGCATCCCGGTGCTGTTGCAGGGCAAAGACCTGGTGGGCCAGGCGCGCACGGGCAGCGGGAAGACGGCGGCGTTCGCGCTGCCCATCCTGCAGAAGGTGAAGCTCACGCAGGACCGGCGGCTCCAGGCGCTGGTGCTCTGCCCCACGCGCGAGCTGTGCGCGCAGGTGGCGGGGGAGATCCGGCGGCTGGCGCGGCGGATGCCGGGCGTGCAGGTGCTCGCGCTCGCGGGAGGCTCGCCCATCCGGCCGCAGGTGGAGGCGCTGGAGAAGGGCGTGCACATCGGCGTGGGGACGCCCGGGCGCATCCTGGACCTGCTGGACCGCGAGGTGCTGGACACGCGGCACCTGGCCACGGTGGTGCTGGATGAAGCGGACCGGATGCTGGACATGGGCTTCCGGGAGGACATGGAGCGGGTGCTCGGGGCGACGCCCGCGAAGCGGCAGACGGTGCTCTTCTCCGCGACGTTCCCGGACGACATCGAGAAGCTGAGCCGCGCGTTCCAGAAGGACCCCGTGCGGGTGTCGCTGGCGCAGGAGGAGTCCGCGCCGGACATCCAGCAGGTGGCGTACGCGTGCACGCCGGAGGAGAAGCAGGCGCTGCTGCTGCGGCTGTTGCGCCAGCACCAGCCGGCCTCCGCCATCGTGTTCTGCAACTTCAAGGCGGTGGTGGTGGAGCTGACGCGAGCCCTGGTGCAGGCGGGCGTGAGCGCGGATGGGCTGCAGGGCGACCTGGAGCAGTTCGACCGGGACCGGGTGATGGCGAAGTTCCGCAATCACAGCACACGCGTGCTGGTGGCGACGGACGTGGCGGGCCGGGGCATCGACGTGGAGGCGCTGGACGCGGTGGTGAACTACGAACTGCCGCAGCAGCCGGAAGCGTACGTGCATCGCATCGGCCGCACGGGGCGCGCGGGCCGTCGCGGGCTGGCGCTGTCGCTGGTGACGCGCTCGGACAGCCGCAAGGTGGAGGACATCGAGGCGACGACGGGCGTGAAGCTGGAGAAGGGGGACGTGGACGCGCTGGTGCCGGAGAACGTGCCGGGCGTGTCGCTCATCTCCGGCTGGGAGACGCTGTCCATCTCCGCGGGGCGCAAGGACAAGATGCGGCCCGGTGACATCCTGGGCGCGCTCACGGGCGAAGCGGGTGGGCTGAAGGCGGAGGACGTGGGCAAGATTGAAATCCACGACCATCACGCCTTCGTCGCCGTCTCCAAGCGCGTGGTGAAGATGGCGTTCCAGCGGCTGAGCGAGGGCCGCATCAAGGGCCGCCGGCACCGCATCGAGCGCGTGCGGTAG
- a CDS encoding TetR/AcrR family transcriptional regulator, giving the protein MARTRAFDETEAVRAALGVFWSRGYEATSLSDLESATGLNRSSLYQTFESKRGLFARTIALYLQEVIGPRLGVFAKDSPGLAQVTEYFESLAATMATAPPALTRRGCLLVNTATELGPHDAEAKQAVEDYRALLRGHLTRALEGAARAGVLPRKTVARRVELLLGAVIGVLVTARVDPAAAAKLAQATASEVAGWAG; this is encoded by the coding sequence GTGGCGCGTACGCGGGCGTTCGACGAGACAGAGGCGGTGCGGGCGGCGCTGGGGGTGTTCTGGTCGCGCGGCTACGAGGCGACGTCGCTGTCGGACCTGGAGTCCGCGACAGGGCTGAACCGCTCCAGCCTGTACCAGACGTTCGAGAGCAAGCGCGGGCTGTTCGCGCGCACCATCGCGCTGTACCTCCAGGAGGTCATCGGGCCCCGGCTCGGCGTCTTCGCGAAGGACTCGCCGGGCCTCGCGCAGGTGACGGAGTACTTCGAGTCGCTCGCGGCGACCATGGCCACCGCGCCGCCGGCCCTGACTCGGCGGGGCTGCCTGCTGGTGAATACGGCCACGGAGCTGGGCCCGCATGACGCGGAGGCGAAGCAGGCCGTGGAGGACTACCGGGCGCTCCTGCGTGGCCACCTGACGCGGGCCCTGGAGGGCGCGGCCCGGGCAGGTGTGCTGCCGCGCAAGACGGTGGCGCGCCGGGTGGAGCTGCTGTTGGGGGCGGTCATCGGGGTGCTCGTCACCGCGCGCGTGGACCCTGCCGCCGCGGCGAAGCTGGCCCAGGCGACGGCGAGCGAGGTGGCGGGCTGGGCGGGGTAG
- a CDS encoding DUF1304 domain-containing protein has translation MSPMAQVFAVIAALIHVLFFVMESIVFSRPKVWKRFGLKSQADADVVKPMALNQGFYNLFLALGVLVGVVLVHRGAVASGVAAVVFGCACMLLAAVVLVSSNRKFFTASLVQGALPALAIALVAF, from the coding sequence ATGTCGCCAATGGCGCAGGTCTTCGCGGTCATCGCCGCGCTCATCCACGTGTTGTTCTTCGTGATGGAGAGCATCGTCTTCTCGCGGCCGAAGGTGTGGAAGCGCTTCGGGCTGAAGTCGCAGGCGGACGCGGACGTGGTGAAGCCGATGGCGCTCAACCAGGGCTTCTACAACCTGTTCCTCGCCCTGGGCGTGCTGGTGGGCGTGGTGCTGGTGCACCGGGGCGCGGTGGCGTCGGGCGTGGCGGCGGTGGTGTTCGGCTGCGCGTGCATGCTGCTGGCGGCGGTGGTGCTGGTGAGCAGCAACCGGAAGTTCTTCACGGCCAGCCTCGTCCAGGGCGCGCTGCCGGCGCTGGCCATCGCGCTCGTCGCCTTCTGA
- a CDS encoding FmdE family protein: MSLRRHLLLSVTLGLTLGCAGAKPTAPTAAEPGALERVALVHGGAGPWAVAGYRMGDYALQQLGLPRGSFKLEVIHHSPAKVQYTCVADGAAAATGASLGKLNLSLVTAPSPEDVATTFRNRDTGQSLTLRPSASFVQRFRDVPREKLGEAGQAVLTLPDADVFETVTP; encoded by the coding sequence ATGTCCCTGCGCCGCCACCTCCTGCTCTCCGTCACGCTGGGCCTCACCCTGGGCTGCGCGGGTGCGAAGCCCACCGCGCCCACTGCCGCTGAACCGGGCGCGCTGGAGCGGGTGGCGCTGGTGCATGGTGGCGCGGGTCCGTGGGCGGTCGCGGGTTACCGGATGGGTGATTACGCGCTCCAGCAACTGGGCCTGCCTCGGGGCAGCTTCAAGCTGGAGGTCATCCATCACAGCCCGGCGAAGGTCCAGTACACCTGCGTCGCGGACGGCGCGGCGGCGGCCACCGGCGCCAGCCTGGGCAAGCTCAACCTGTCGCTGGTGACCGCGCCCTCTCCGGAGGACGTCGCGACCACGTTCCGCAACCGCGACACCGGCCAGTCCCTCACGCTGCGCCCGTCCGCCAGCTTCGTGCAGCGCTTCCGGGACGTCCCTCGCGAGAAGCTGGGCGAAGCGGGTCAGGCCGTCCTCACCCTGCCGGACGCCGACGTCTTCGAGACCGTCACGCCCTGA